The Natator depressus isolate rNatDep1 chromosome 8, rNatDep2.hap1, whole genome shotgun sequence genome window below encodes:
- the HRH2 gene encoding histamine H2 receptor, translating to MDPCQNGTAALKGLGCKPQTVLIGIVLTVLIVVIVCGNVVVCLAVSFNRKLRSLTNCFIVSLAVTDLLLGLLVLPFSAIYELTCEWRFGPTLCNIYISLDVMLCTASILNLFMISIDRYYAITAPLRYTQLVTPPRVAVAMFVTWVVSLMVSFLPIHLGWNTNGTGVQNTGLSNSTECKLAVNAVYGLVDALLTFYLPLVVMCIMYYRILRIAREQAKRIKHATCCKAVSPALLTVKEHKATVTLAAVLGAFIISWFPYFTVFTYRGMEGDKVDETSQSIVLWLGYANSALNPILYAALNRDFRTAYQRLFHCRRVGPLSRSTPLAPTHLPRYRGRARKQALSVQEDKPLRMQVRNGKENSLAREAMERSPTPSCGSTSSTILSCWRGLWLAKFLPKRDMWIPECEEPATELQKRVKPPASPRVIYCLFS from the exons ATGGATCCATGTCAGAATGGCACAGCTGCTCTGAAAGGCTTGGGCTGCAAACCACAGACGGTGCTAATTGGGATCGTGCTCACTGTACTCATTGTGGTCATCGTCTGCGGCAATGTGGTCGTCTGCCTGGCTGTCTCCTTCAACCGCAAGCTCCGCAGCCTGACAAACTGCTTCATTGTCTCCTTGGCCGTTACCGACCTGCTGCTGGGCCTCCTGGTGCTCCCCTTCTCCGCCATCTACGAGCTCACGTGCGAGTGGCGCTTCGGCCCCACCTTGTGCAACATCTACATCAGCCTGGACGTCATGCTGTGCACGGCCTCCATCCTCAACCTCTTCATGATCAGCATAGACCGCTACTACGCCATCACAGCCCCGCTCCGCTACACCCAGCTGGTCACCCCTCCGCGGGTGGCCGTGGCCATGTTCGTCACATGGGTGGTCTCGCTGATGGTCTCCTTCCTGCCCAtccacctgggctggaacacCAACGGCACTGGTGTGCAGAACACAGGGTTGAGCAACAGCACGGAGTGCAAGCTGGCGGTCAACGCCGTGTATGGGCTGGTGGATGCCTTGCTCACCTTCTACCTCCCCTTGGTCGTTATGTGCATCATGTACTACCGGATACTCCGAATCGCCAGGGAGCAAGCCAAGAGGATCAAGCACGCCACCTGCTGCAAGGCCGTCAGCCCTGCGCTGCTCACCGTGAAAGAGCACAAGGCCACCGTGACGCTAGCAGCCGTGCTGGGGGCATTCATCATCTCCTGGTTCCCTTATTTCACAGTGTTCACTTACCGAGGGATGGAGGgggacaaggtggatgagacGTCCCAGTCCATAGTTTTATGGCTGGGCTATGCCAACTCAGCCCTGAACCCCATCTTGTACGCTGCTCTGAACAGGGACTTCCGGACAGCCTACCAGCGCCTGTTCCACTGTCGAAGGGTGGGGCCCCTCTCCAGGAGCACTCCCCTCGCCCCCACACATCTGCCCCGCTACCGGGGTAGAGCCCGCAAGCAAGCACTGAGCGTGCAGGAAGATAAGCCTCTGAGGATGCAGGTGAGGAACGGGAAGGAGAACTCACTCGCTCGAGAAGCCATGGAAAG GAGTCCCACCCCATCCTGTGGCTCGACCTCCTCCACCATCCTGTCCTGCTGGAGAGGCCTCTGGCTGGCCAAGTTCCTTCCCAAGAGGGACATGTGGATCCCGGAGTGTGAGGAGCCGGCGACAGAGCTGCAGAAGAGGGTGAAGCCCCCAGCGTCCCCGAGGGTCATTTACTGTCTTTTCTCCTGA